Below is a window of Apodemus sylvaticus chromosome 5, mApoSyl1.1, whole genome shotgun sequence DNA.
CTGACATAACAAACATAACTGATTGGTTCTTACAAATGACCATGTCtcaatatttttgctttttaactccaagattttaaaattttgcctTAGCCACCTACTTAAGCTCTCATATAATTCTCTTCTCCTCTACACTAATATACCAGAAGTTTATCAAGTTTACATATTATAtgcatttttcttctctgtatGTCTGCATCTAGATAGAACTTTATCATTTGTCTCAACATAAAACATAACTATTTGGATATCTAATATATATCACAAAATTTACATGGTAAAATATCATTGACATTTTGCCTCACAAATAAGCCTAGAAAACCTCACTGCCTCTGAGCCTGCCATGGATATATAAGTAAAAATTTGATTATGCCCAGCATCATTCTCACTTTATTATTTTCCCTCATATATGACAACCTAAAATAATAAGAGTCTAAACAGTTTTATGACCCATAAAATTTAAACATGACCACCTCCTCTTGGTATCAGAGCTACTGTGAACTTCCTTATCCAATTTCTGTTCTTAGATACTTATTGCATGGTACAactgaaagataaaaatattcaGGCACAAAAGGCATTGAAATTATTCCTAGGAGTTTAGATATTATGGAAATTGGTGGAGATAAATAGATTGCAAATTTTAGAGAGGTTTAATCAATTTCACAATGTCTTTGTAAAATTCATTCTTCTAAATAATATTGTGTCTATCAGACAGCATATGACCCAGTGTCACTAGAATTATCAAATATTCATAATCCAACCTGTCTTTGTTGTTACCTAGTTTATACGATATACACAAAAGACATTTACATTCAGTGATCCTAAAATATCTTGACAATTCAAATGACAAAAGGTCCCAGAATCATttattcatgaagtcattttcttCCTAATTCAACAATAAGAAAACTGACTGCAAAGAATATTCTATAGAGCTATGACTCCTATCTTTTATTAAAAGTACATCTCCACTCTTTGAAATGGTCTCAAATTAACCCTTGGTTCTTatgaatttctttctcattctttgtttGTCTGAGAGCCAGTCTGAAATATGGAGTTTCCTAAAAAGCTTCCATAGTGCTCTTTTAACATCTTGGTTCCTAAGGCTGTAGATTAGTGGATTTAACATAGGGGAGATGAGTGTGTAGAAAATGGCAACCTGGCGATCTTGGTCTAAGTCATAGCTGGATGATGGCTTAAGATACATTCTAGCCAAAGAGCCAAAAAGGAGCAGCACAACCAGAATGTGGGAGCTACAGGTGGACAGAGCTTTCCTCAGGGCAGCAAAGGAGTGCATTTGGGCCATGGCAATACCTATTCGAATGTAAGAACCCCAAATAAAGAAGAAGGGACTGCCCACCACAGCTACACCATCAGTGAAGATTAAGATTTCATTGACCACTGGTCTAGTACAGGAGAGCTTCAGCAAAGGAGTGatgtcacagaagaagtgggTGATTTGGTTTCCACAGAAGGTTAAACGAGTGACCAACACACTGTACAGGAGACTGTTAAGGCTGACCACCACCCACGAGGTCAATGTTATTCGCAGACAGAGGCTATGGTTAACAATGGCAGAGTATCTTAGAGGAACACAGATGGCAACATAGCGGTCATATGCCATGGCAGCCAGTAAGTGGCCTTCCATGCTGCCCACTGCCATAAAGAAGAACAGTTGTGTCATGCAGCAGTTATATGGAATGCTCCGATCCACAGAGAGTGTGTGCACCAACATCTGAGGAATAGTGACGGTGGTTAGAGATATGTCAATCAAGGAAAGCTGGCTGAGAAGGAAGTACATGGGAGTCTGAAGCTTGGGGTCTGAGCAAGCAACAAGTACTAATAGGGTATTGCCCAAAATTGCCATCAGGTACATGACAAGAACAACTCCAAAAATAACTGGCTGCATCTCTGGCCTGCTGGACAATCCCAACAACACAAACTCAGtcacttctgttttgtttttagtggcCATAAGTCACGACCTACATCACCTGCAAAGAGGAATGATCAGAGTTGGAAAAGAGAACAATGCCAAGGCTCAAGCACATCTCAGATTCTTCACCTTAAGTGAGTCAGTTAATGGAGTGGGGATTTATTCTTATCCTTAAGCACTGGTAAAAGtacttttgttcttttaataATGGTGTTCTTTTAAAGCAATTAAACTTACCTAGGATGAGGGTAGAAGTGATTGATATAATCCTACATCCACTTACATAAACACCTACGTACATACATGTAaaccacacaaaataataataggaTATATTTATACTACCATGTAGAACAAAAAGGGTGGTCATTGCCCCAAACAGTTTACCTTCATGTAGTTTCAGTCACATGTTTCACCTCAATACTTCTATGTGTCTGTGTTCTATGCTAATATAGATGTTTTAGCATGGCCTTTTACTACAAAATATGAAACCCCTTGCTCTTCAGTGTGTCACTTATCTTactttcttttccatgttttgatAACTATTTTAGTTCCTGATTTTCATCAGCTTTTCTGTGTGTATTGCATAAATGACCAAATAATAAAATCAGTGCAGCAGGCATTTCCAGCCTTTGCAAGtcaagaatattttcattttatatgtaagtgTATCTGATGGATGAAAATACATTtgtttctcaccttaaatgagaAGCTCATTGTGTGATGGCCTGTGTGACTCcctttaattttctctttatctttctagtattttttatttagacTTTTTATTGCTGCCATCCCTACATTTCATGAAGATGCTGCCTCATGTACAATTTTTCAATGATTctaggatgaatgaatgaataagaaaatttGGGATGGGGGAATTAAAGAAGGTTTCAttatatagccctggatgtcatgaaattcactctgtagagcaagctGTCATGTAATTCACAAAGAtaaacctgcttctgccttctgagtattggaattaaaggtatgtaccatgAAACcaacttaatttattttaatatgaagAGTGTGGCTTTATTTATTAGAATACTTCTCAGAGGTCCTTGAACACGAAagtagagagatggatcagtgggaaGTCATTGGTTTGCTAGCACATAGACCTGTATTCTTTCTCAGAACTCAAACAAAAGCTAGATGTTATGGTACACATTTTTCTCCCTACCATTTTTCACAGCAATATTACTACTTGGACTTTAGACTTTTTAATTAGACTCATTTTCCTAAAGTTTTACATCTTACTTTCTTTCAAGTTCATAAAGTAGATTATATTCAAAATAACTCACAACTCATATTTATTCTATTCTTGCAATCATATATAATTGTCCTTTGAAATCTATATTGTATTATCTCAATACAATGCTTTGCTCATTGTGTGTGAGTGAAGTTCCCTAAACAAATACTTTTATAGTATCTCTTAAAATGTTATTGAAGATTTTTCTTCActgaattatttgttttttttactatgtaggtgtgtgtatgagtatttgtgAGGgagtatacacatatgtatggtTGTTGGAATTAAATGTGTGAACCATGAAaaaaagcttaattttttttaatatgaagaCTATGAAATCCAGGTTGCTTGTTGTAAATTCTGGTAACAATTGCTCTTGCAAGTATGATCCATGCAACTCTCTCCAGAGAATATGAAAGTTTATTCTCTGaaaatatagaaaagcatgtttgTATGCAAATTAAAACAGGGGATTTCCTCTGAGACATGACAACTAAATTAATAGTTATAACTTGCCCTTACTagataatatttttcaaattttcccCAGAATAAAATAATAGGCTACCATGGCCTGATCTTCAAGATAAGGAGCTGGATGTTTGCAGAATGGCTTGTATGGTCATCCTGTGGGAAGATACTCTGGTCCACACCCCTCTACTTTGTCTAAACCTTTTATACTTTGTTTCCCTCATCCTTGCCTTGAATTGGTTACCTCTAGTATGCCATCTCAAGAGTACTATTGTTCTCCTCTGCAGTCCTTCCTGGAAGCATAAGATGTGGTGATCTCCTTGTTACTTTGTCTCTTAAAATTCCACTAAAATGTCATGATCTCCCTTTATTATCAAGACAGTTTTCCCTTTGTTATCACTTTGATGAGGTAGCTACAGAGACAGGGAAACTAAACACAATATCGAAGCCAGCTCAGCTACAGCTGATTCATTAAGGGGACTGATTCTACCACAGGCAGGCAGTCACAAAAATATTAGGTGCTCATGTCTACTACTCATGCAAtttgtcttttaatattttaaaaattatccctTAGAACTCAGAAAAACAGATGGATATTTGCACTGTATTTACCACAGAGGCTTTGCTTCATTGGGCTGCAGCTTTCCTCTACACTTGTCACACCTTCCTGAAGCATAACCCTATTCATTTGGCTGGAATTTGTCATCCGCTCATCTTCTCAGACCATCTTTAGTTAATGAATGAAATCCACAAATCAGGAAAGTGATGCAAAGATAGAGAAGACTTACAATTTCCAATGTTTATcctttttccttcatttctttctgtatCCCAACTTTCTGTGGGATCTGTGCTTAGGATGTTATTACTTCTTCAAAGTCCAGTCAAATTCAGATGTCAACATAAATGTAGAAATGAATGTAGAAGAGAAGAGGTGAGCTGGAAGAAAGATGGAGTAAGTCTTTGTCTTTGTGAAAGACAATAGTATTCAAGAAATGCTTAAGAAGTCTGCTATTTCTCtttcataaatataatataataatgcaACCCATTTTCTTTCATGTAAACCATAACTATGCTTTTTGCTCATTCAAATTCAAGAAGAGTAGCAAGCAACAGTTGTGGTTTTGTTGAAGATTTCAAGAATCCGTCTATGTCCCATTTCTCTTCTCCCATCTCAATTACACTCCCAATCAGTCTATGAGTGCTGTAGAACCAGTTCAAGCAACTTGTAGCTATCTTTGCTGgggcaaagaaaagacaaaaagatgtTCCTTAAAAGATATGAGACCATAACAGAAAGACAGTGCAGGAACTCTTCAAATCAGTAAATTTAACTGAAATCCAGGAGAGGTAAAGAATCCCTGAAAACAAATATATGACCATCTATAGTCTGTCAGCTGCTGGCTGGTGATTCGGGGATATTATAAAACATTGAGGAGTGAAAGCTGGCATTTCCAGCCAGACCCTGATTATTTTTCACTTTCCCGTACTCAAAAAAACTTCAGAAAACATGCTGCTCCTTTTTATTACCCTATCAATGTCTAAATGTTAAAAATTGATCCTTCCTAGGGACTTAATGATATAAATTCTGTTGTCAGTCCACTCACGGTGTCATAATGAGGAAGAAAAAATGCTTATTCTGTACTGTTTAAATGTgttttctccccttttctttttctatcatgTCAAAATAGATCTTTGAAATCTCACAAAATGAATCAGATGCTCTGTCACATGTTCCAGAATCTTAGATCTTCAGCACATTTCTCCATATTCTCCTGAACTCCATGACTTTACTCTAGTTCAGCACTTACTTTTCACTCAAAAGTCTACTTCTATTATAATTAGCAAACTTACACCCTGTCTCTATTATTGACTATAATATTTTATCTCACATTTCATCTTCTTGTTGCTAGTGtcactatttttctattttctgtcctCTTTCAATTTACGTTGGAACAGGACATAATGTTCATCTCATATCACTTTGGGGATAAAGAGAGTAAAGATCCTCTCTTATCATATCCCATAAAAGCTTTCAGTTGGGTAGCTCATCACAACCGAGCAGGCTTACATCCGTGAACCCTCTCTGGGACTCTCCTTACCCCCAGTAGGCTCCAGTTGTGTTCAGAAAAAAAACACTAATTAAAATGGGTGAAGCACTTGAACCTTCCTATATTTAATAAGGATGAAACTCACAGGCCTGATcattctccttccttattcttagATTCTACCACATCATTgaataaaacacataaaacttCTGAAAAAATTGGACCTTCAGGGAAAGTACACACTTTGGGATCATCTTAGTCTTATAAATTATCAACAGTAGGGCAGGAAGAAATCCAAGGGGAAGCTGATTCCCTGTTCATCATTTTTCATTATATGTATTTCCTGTAATTACATATctttaaatcaaaataatataactCAGATGATTTGGGAACTAGGCATGAGATTTGTGAGAGAGCAACAAGACAATTCTGAAAATTACTACTTCCCCAAGAACTGccatttcctcttcttcccaAATTCCAAACCTTTTCTGTGTTCAATATATTTTGCTTATTTAGCTTAGAAATATCAT
It encodes the following:
- the LOC127684146 gene encoding olfactory receptor 1J2-like, giving the protein MATKNKTEVTEFVLLGLSSRPEMQPVIFGVVLVMYLMAILGNTLLVLVACSDPKLQTPMYFLLSQLSLIDISLTTVTIPQMLVHTLSVDRSIPYNCCMTQLFFFMAVGSMEGHLLAAMAYDRYVAICVPLRYSAIVNHSLCLRITLTSWVVVSLNSLLYSVLVTRLTFCGNQITHFFCDITPLLKLSCTRPVVNEILIFTDGVAVVGSPFFFIWGSYIRIGIAMAQMHSFAALRKALSTCSSHILVVLLLFGSLARMYLKPSSSYDLDQDRQVAIFYTLISPMLNPLIYSLRNQDVKRALWKLFRKLHISDWLSDKQRMRKKFIRTKG